From Nycticebus coucang isolate mNycCou1 chromosome 6, mNycCou1.pri, whole genome shotgun sequence, the proteins below share one genomic window:
- the PATL2 gene encoding protein PAT1 homolog 2 yields the protein MANRSQRDDNSQAVYLPKAGNALSLEDAAQEEACQPARMERLEGPHLTQEPGKTCCPLVPKEELVSASQLKEEEENEDREEDLDPDLAPDPEEENGLGDPAVLSAVRNTQRGMLRSHGVKDPGVLGMSPASFLLQTLDYLSAVSFWPMFPSTSSPAWNLGTRLPSPDPSFFCSLPASWPPRFSHLTQLHPQHQRILQQKQRGRTPSPSTKKPWTQQPDAYANLMTRKEKDWVIKVEMVQLQSENSNMDDYYYQKYYQKLDKKQKDELLGQKNKVESSLKLVTPYIQKAEAYESVVRIEGSLGQVAVSTCFSPRRAIDAVSHGTQEQDTGTASSQRLQVLYRIEKMFLQLLEIEEGQKDGPPQPYFSKQNNKIEQLFQALKPQEHNNLEGAADDFLQVLSVRKGKALVARLLPFLPQDQAVSLLLAITHHLPLLIRRDVVDQALQMLFKPLGKCISHLTFHELLQGLHSLLLLPPGSSERPVTAVLQNQFGISLLYALLSHGEQLVSLESPQEEPNRDHWTNMVVLIAREIAQMPTASLAEPLNLPSNLLPLFCHHVDKHLVQQLEARMELAWIY from the exons ATGGCTAACCGAAGCCAAAGGGATGACAACAGTCAGGCA GTTTACCTTCCCAAGGCTGGCAATGCTCTCTCGCTGGAGGATGCAGCCCAGGAGGAAGCCTGCCAGCCTGCCAGGATGGAACGCCTTGAAG gCCCACACTTAACCCAAGAGCCAGGCAAGACTTGCTGTCCCTTGGTTCCCAAGGAGGAGCTGGTATCTGCCTCCCAattgaaggaagaggaagagaatgaaGATAGGGAGGAGGATCTGGATCCTGATCTTGCTCCAGACCCGGAGGAAGAGAATGGTCTTGGGGATCCAGCTGTACTGAGTGCTGTCCGTAACACCCAA AGAGGTATGCTTAGGTCCCATGGAGTCAAAGACCCTGGTGTGCTGGGAATGTCACCTGCCTCCTTTCTGTTGCAG ACCCTGGACTACCTGTCAGCAGTCTCCTTCTGGCCTATGTTTCCCAGCACCAGCTCTCCAGCATGGAACCTTGGAACTCGACTACCCTCACCAGACCCATCTTTCTTCTGTAGCCTGCCGGCCTCATGGCCCCCTAGATTCAG TCACCTGACTCAGCTCCATCCTCAGCATCAACGGATCCTGCAACAAAAGCAGCGTGGTCGAACACCAAG TCCCTCAACCAAGAAGCCTTGGACTCAGCAGCCAGATGCCTATGCTAACCTCATGACCCGCAAAGAGAAGGACTGGGTGATAAAAGTGGAGATGGTTCAGCTGCAGAGTGAGAACTCTAACATGGATGACTACTACTATCAG AAGTATTATCAGAAGCTGGATAAGAAGCAGAAAGATGAACTACTTGGACAAAAGAACAAGGTTGAATCCTCCCTCAAGTTGGTGACACCTTATATACAGAAGGCAGAGGCTTATGAGTCAG TTGTTCGAATTGAGGGTTCGCTGGGCCAGGTAGCTGTATCAACATGTTTTAGCCCTCGCCGAGCTATTGATGCTGTATCCCATGGAACTCAAGAGCAG GATACAGGAACTGCAAGTAGCCAGAGGCTTCAGGTATTATATAGGATTGAGAAG ATGTTCCTTCAGTTACTAGAGATAGAGGAGGGCCAGAAGGATGGGCCACCACAGCCCTATTTCTCCAAGCAGAACAACAAGATTGAGCAGCTATTCCAGGCCTTAAAGCCCCAGGAGCACAATAACCTGGA GGGGGCAGCAGATGACTTCCTGCAGGTGCTATCTGTGAGGAAGGGGAAGGCCCTGGTGGCCCGGCTGCTCCCCTTCCTGCCCCAGGATCAGGCTGTTAGCCTTCTTCTGGCTATCACCCACCATCTGCCCCTCCTCATCCGAAGGGATGTGGTTGACCAG GCCCTACAAATGTTGTTCAAACCTCTGGGAAAATGCATCAGTCACTTGACCTTCCATGAACTCCTCCAAGGACTCCATAGTCTCCTGCTGCTGCCACCTGGCTCCTCTGAGCGGCCAGTCACTGCTGTGCTTCAAAATCAG TTTGGAATATCTTTGCTCTATGCCCTGCTGAGTCATGGGGAACAGCTGGTATCCCTGGAATCTCCCCAAGAGGAACCAAATCGTGACCATTG GACAAATATGGTGGTTTTGATTGCCCGGGAGATAGCCCAAATGCCGACAGCCTCTCTGGCAGAACCCCTTAACTTGCCCAGCAACCTACTTCCCCTGTTCTGTCACCATGTGGACAAACACTTGGTTCAGCAGCTGGAGGCTAGGATGGA GCTTGCCTGGATCTACTGA